Within Candidatus Hydrogenedentota bacterium, the genomic segment CTGAACACAGCCGGGACGGCTGTGCCACTTTCTTTTCGAGGTGGCTTTGGTGGGGGGCAGGGGAATTTTTGGAAGCGGGCTCACTTTGCCGCGGACAGGAATGTCCGCGATCCTCGCGCCTTCGGCGCGGTGGACAGCCGGGACGGCTATCCTACATTTGCGCCTTTCGGCGCCTTGGACAGCCGGGACGGCTATCCTACATTTGCCGTGGACAGAAATGTCCGCGATCCTTGCGCCTGCGGCGCGATGCGGGCGGGCCGCCCGCGCTCCCATTGGTCCGCACTTCCGTTGCCGCGCGGATTTCTGTCGTCGAAAAATCAAGCAACATCATTCCGCTAACGTGTTACGCCTATTCTTGAAACTCGGGCATTGCGATACAGTCTCCGAATATATCCTCGGCACTGATCGGTATTGCCGGATCGCCGGCATGGTAAAAGCGTCCGCCGCGCGCCTCGTGGAAACGCAGCTCGATCTTCAGCATGACGAGGGCCAGACACAACGCCTGCATGGAGCCCTCCCCGCAGGCGCGCCGCTCTTTATCCAGGAGTCCCTCGATATGGCAATAGGAGCCCCAGGCGCCGCCTTCGTTCAGGTCATAGGGGGCGCGAACGTAGATCCGGACGGGCCGGATTGCGCCGCCGATTGGCTGGTAGCGGAATTCTGCTTCCGCGATGATCTTTTGCATCGCGCCGCCGCCTATCCCACCTGGATCGTGGTGGCGTCGTAGCGGTTGTGGAACGAGACGGACGCGCCTCTTGCGAAGGCGAGGGTGATGGCCGCGCCGCCCTCGCGCGCTTCGCCGTGGCATCCGGCCAGGGGCTCGCCGGCGACGCCGTGTTTGGCGCCGAGGTCGACCAGGGGGAAATCCGCGCCGCCCGCTTCGGGGGCGGCCGAGGTCTGCCAGCAGGCGATGCCGTCGTCGAAGTAGAGCTTGTGCCAGGCCCCGCCGGCGCAAATCCAGACGACATTGGCCTCGTCGTCGCGGTCGCCCTCGAACCACGCCTCCTGAACAATCAGGCGCTCCAGCGTCTTGCCGGCCAGGTCGGGCCAGTCTCCATCATAGTCGAGTTCGTGCGGTGGCATGCGTGGTTTCCAGTGTTGCAACGGTAGCGCGATTACCCTACCACACCGGCGCGGGGCGCGGCGACATTCCGCGCGCTATTCGAGGCCGTCCAGCGCGAGCTGGGTTTCGGCCCCTTCGCGTTCGAGCAGGAACTTCTTGCGCCAGAGCCCGCCGCCGTAGCCCGTGAGGGACCCGTCCTTCCCCAGCACGCGGTGGCACGGGATCAGGATCGCGATGCGGTTCTCGCCGTTCGCCCGGGCCACCGCGCGCACCGCGCCGGGCCGGCCCAGCGCGACCGCCTGGTCGAGGTAGCTGCGGGTCTGCCCGTAGGGGATTTCCCGAAGGATATTCCAGGCCCGCTCCTGAAACGGCGTGCCCCGCAAGTCGAGCGGGATGTCGAATTCCGTCAATTCGCCCGCGAAATAGGCATCCAGCTGTTCACGCAGCGCAGCGAACAACGAATGCTCCCCGATCCGAAAGCCCGCGTCAAGCCGCGCGCCGAGGCGGGAGATCTGCGATTCCAGGCGCTCCGGTTCGGCGAACTCCAGCAGGCACAGCCCCCGGTCGGTCGCCCCGGCAACGAGCGTCCCCAGCGGCGATGGCACGCCCCCGAGCATCACGGGTGGGGCATTTCCGGGCCGCGAAGGCGCACACGCGACCGCGCGGGTGAGCGCGCCTTCGATATCGTCCGGGGCGGTGAGGGGTTCGGCGGTTCCGCCGGTCGCGGCGGCCATCGCTTCATCCGCGCGGGGGGTGTTGTTCATGGGGGGGCCTCCTCACTGTGTGGTGCTTGAAGCGGCTATTGTAGCGAACCGCGCGGTTGCGGTACAGGGAGCGGCGCGGGCTTGGCGGGCGGCGCCGTCAGGGACGGCAGGGACGGCAGGGACGTAAGAGACGTAAGAGACGTAAGAGACGTAAGAGACGTAAGGGACGCAAGGGACGTAAGGGACGGCAGGGACAGCAGGGACGTCAGGGACGGGCTCGCGCTGATAACCTGGATTTCGCATGGTCGCGTCGCCGTCCAGCTACGGAAGCGAACGTTACCCACAACCGCCACAGAGCGCGGGCCTTTGCCGGGGCGCCCTGGCGCGCGTTTGTATGTTAAGATCCCGGCATGAGCAGTCCCTCCGAATCCGTCCGGCATACCGCCGCTATCGTTCTCCGCACCGGCGAGGCCCCTACCGCCAGCCCGGAGGACTTCGTGGGGCGCTTCGACACGAGTACGGTCCCCATTGAGCCGGGTTGCTACATCATGGAGGACGCGAAGGGCAAGCCGATCTACGTGGGCAAGGCGAAGAGCCTTCGCGCGCGGATCCGCACGTATATCAACGCGAGCGACTCGCGCTACAGCGTCAAATTCCTGATGCGCCGGGTGGCGCGGATCCAGTTTCTGGTCACGGGCAACGAGAAGGAGGCGCTGCTGCTTGAGAACAGCCTCATCAAGCAGTACCGCCCGCGCTACAACGTCCAACTGAAGGACGACAAGACCTACATCAGCCTGCGCGTGGACACGCGGGAGGACTTCCCGCGAATTACGGTGGTCCGGCGCTACCGCAAGGATGGCGCGCGCTATTTCGGGCCGTACCACAGCGCGGCGTCGGTGCGGAACACGTTGCGGCGGCTCCAGCGGCTCTACCCGCTTCGCACGTGCTCCGATCATGTGATGAACAACCGGTCGCGGCCCTGCCTGTACTACCAGATGAAGCAATGCGCCGCGCCGTGTGTGGGCTACGTGACCCGCGAGGACTACCACGCGATTCTCGATCAGGTGCTGCTCATTCTGGAGGGAAAAAACGCGGAGCTGGAGCAACAACTCCTGGCGCAAATCAACGCATGCGCCGAGCGGCTCGCGTTCGAGGAGGCGGCGGTGCTGCGGGACCGGCTCTACGACCTCCGCCGCACCCTGGAACGCCAGCGGACGGTGGCGGTACCGGGCGCGGAGGACCGGGATGTCTACGGCATCCATCACGAGGGCAATTTTGCCTCGATCCAAATCCTCTTCTACCGGGGCGGGAAGATGCTCGGCGGGCGGAATGTCGCGTTCAATCGCCAGGAAATGCCGCTGGACGAGCTGTTGAGTTCATTTATACTACAATACTACAGCGAAGCGCCGGCCATTCCGGCGGAGGTGCTCGTGCCGCTGGAGATCGAAAGCGCCGAGGTGCTCGGCGAGGTGCTCTCCGAACAGCGGGGCGGGCGCGTTCAGGTGCTTTGGCCGCAGCGCGGAGAGAAAAAGGCGCTGGTCGAGCTGGCGAACCGCAACGCAACGCAGCACTTCGAGGAGAAGCGCCTCTCCGAAGCGGCGAAGCAGGACGCGCTTGTGGAGATGCAGCGCGCGCTGCACCTGCCCGCGCTCCCCGAGCGCATCGAGTGTTTCGATATCTCCACCATCCAGGGAACGAACACGGTTGCCTCCATGGTCGTCTTCACCAACGGCCAGCCGGACAAGGCCCGCTACCGCCGCTTCTCCATCAAGTCGGTGGCGGGGCAGGACGACTTCGCGAGCATGCGCGAGGTGCTCATGCGGCGCTACACCCGCGCGATCGAGGAGAACGACCTGCCCGATTTCGTGCTGATCGATGGCGGCAAGGGCCAGCTTGGCATGGCGACCGCGGCCTTCAAGGATCTGGGGATCGAGGACCTGCCCCACGCGGGCATCGCGAAGTCCCGGGCGCAGGACGCGGGGGATCGGTCGCCGGAGCGCTTTTTCCTGCCGGGCCGCATGAATCCCATCATTCTCCCGCAGGCGGGGCCGGTGGTGCAGCTGGCCGCCCGCATTCGCGACGAGGCGCACCGCTTCGCCATCACGTACCACCGCAAGAAACGGGGCAAGTCGGCGCTGCAAAATGTGCTTGTGTCAATCCCCGGCGTCGGTCCCGGGCGCGCGAAGGCGCTCTTGCGGGGCCTGGGATCCGCCACGCGCGTTCGCGCCGCGACCGCGGAGGAAATCGCGGCGCTGCCGGGGATCAGCGCGGAGCTGGCCCGGACGATCCACGCGCGCCTGCGCGAAGAGCCGGGGGAATGAAGTGGCCGGCGGAAACGCGGTATCATACGGGGCTGTAACCATAAGGGGCGAATCTTCCCGCGAGGACAAGTAACGTATGACGTCATTTCTCATCGGCGTGGCCGCTGTCGCGATACTCCTGGCCCTGGCCGGCATCTACCGGGCCACGCTGGAGGACATCTATAAGGAGCGCCTTTCGACGGACGAGGCCTATCTTGTCACGACGAAGGATCTCTGGCAGATCCGGATGTGCCGCTACCGGAAGGGGCGCACCAACGGGCAGCCGGTCCTGCTTGTGCACGGGGCCATTGTGAACCAGCATACCTTCACCTCGCCGCGCGGGGGCAGCCTGGTGGACTATCTGGTGGAACGCGGCTACGACTGCTGGACGGTCGATCTGCGCGGCGCGCGTTCTTCGATCCCGCCTTTCGAGCGCCACCGCAACCAGGTGACGTTTGACGATTACCTCAACGACGACATACCCACCGCGATCCAGTTCATCAAGCAGGAAACCGGCTACGCGCGCGTGCATTACTGCGGGCAGTCGATGGGCGGTATGTTGCTCTACGCCTATGTGCTCAAATACGGCGCGGGCGACATCGCCAGCGCGGTCACGCTCGGCGCGCCGATCGGTTTCGATGGCGTCCGCATCCGCCTTTCCGGCTTGCTGATCGGTCTCGTGCGTGTGTACCCGCCCTTATTCGGCAGTGTCGCGCGCGCCCTGATCCCGCTTGTGCGCGCGTTCCGCCTTACCATGCCCTACTTCCCGATGAACGCGCGGAACCTGGCCAAGGGGCTCACCAGCTATTACCTTTACAACATGCTCGAAGATCCCCTGCCCGGCGTGCTCCGTCAACTTGCCGGCTGGGTGAACACTCCCGGCTGGAAAATGGACGGCGGCGCGCTCGATGTGCAGGCCGGCCTGGCGTCGCTCGACCTGCCGCTCTTCGCGATTTTCGCCCCGCTCGATCCCTTCGTTCCCGCCGCGCGCGCCCAGGCCTTTTTCGACGCGCTGCCCGGGGCAGACAAGCGCATGCTGCTGTGCGCGAAGGAGCGCGGCTTCAAGCACGATTATAACCACTGCGAGCTGGCCTTCGGCGAAGACGGCGCGCGGGAGATTTTCGGGCCGATCGCGCGCTGGTTCGAGACGCACACGATCCGCGAACACCTGCCCATTGCGGTGGACGAGGTCGCTACGGATTACCAGACGCCGCTCCAGGCGGGCGAGCGAGCGGAAATCCTCTCCGGCGAATCGTTCGCGCATCTCTCGGGGGTACAGGTGGCCCCGCCCGAGCCGGAGAAGCCCGCCGAGCCCCCCCGGGCCGAGTCTGATCGGCCGCGAAAGGCCTCCGCGAAGAAGGTGGAGGACGCCACGCCCCGGGGGCCGGACCTCAAGTCCGTCTCCGCCGCGATCACCGCGCTCCGCCCTCCGCCCGGCAGCGCGCCCGCGCCGGATGTCGCGCCTATTCGGGTCCAGGCGCCGGCGGCCCGGCCCGCGACCGGCGGCAACACGGTGGAAACGCCGCAGTCGGTTCTGAAGGCGCTCTCGAACGCCTCGGGCGCGCTGGAGGCCTTCAAGGAACGAAAGGCGGACAGCGACGAAGAGGAATCCTGAGCGCCGGGGGCATGGCGCGTGTTCGCGATATCGGCCCACCTGACTGGGGACAACGTTGGAACCGGGCTGCCACCATCAGTCCCTTACGCGCCTTCGGCGCGCTTGCAGGCGGGCCGCCTGCGCTCCCATTGGTCCGCACTTGTGTTGTGACGCGGAGTTACGCGGAAGGGGCATCAGCCGAACTTTCGTTCCGATAGGGTCTTACGGCGCCCCTTTGGGCGTTCGTGCGCCTGGAGCGAGTAAAGCCTTCCGATGGACGCCACAAGCCACGCGCGGTGTCACCGGGCGCATGAAGGGGGACTTGACGGCGACGATCCCGGCGCCCGCCTACTTCCACCAGTTCAGAATCAGCGGGACCTCGCTGTCCACTTCCACGGAGGCCGAGAGATCGAAGGGCCCGGGCCCCTTGGAGCACTTGATGAGCAGCATGTTCCGGCCCTGACGCACCCAGGCGTGTCCCGACTTGCCGCGATCGCCCGATTCCGTCGCGGAATCGAGGACGGGCGTACCGTTGAGCCACGCCTTGAGCAGGCCCGCGCTTTCCAGGCTCAGCACAATCTCCTGGCGCCGGTCGCAACTGAACTCCGCATAGGCGTACGCCGTCGCGTAGCGGCAGGGGGCGGCGTCCGCGTCCAGCGCCGCGTCGAAATCGATGCGGTGCTGCTCCGATTCCCGCGACCACCAGGGTTTCCATTGCACGGCGCGGTACCAGCCCGGGTAAACGCCGTCGAAGTCGACGCTGGATTCCGGCGGGTGGGCCGTATCGTGGCCGGAGCGCCCGTCCCAGTTCGGGAAGCTCCCGATGAGCATCCACTTTCGCAACGTGTTGTTTCGCTCCTGGTTCAGCCATTCCGCGGACTTCTGATCGAACTCCACGGTTTCGGACGCGGGCACCGATCGCCGCGAGAAGTGTTGGAGCAGGTTGGCGAAGAAGCGATCCGCCACTGGGTCCTGCCCGAGATGCTCGAGTATGCGCAGGTGCGTGAACACCACCCGGCCCGCGCCGAGGCGCCGCACCACGAGGTTGGCCCCCCACCATTCGCCCCCATCGGCGTAGCGGCAGTGAACCCCGGAAATTTCCTCGTCGCCGGGCGACACGAAGGCGCGGAGGGGCAGCACGTTCTGGTAGGGCTGCCGCATGAGATCGCGGGAGGGCAGGCCCTCAAGGATGGGGTGCAACTTGGCGTAGTGGTGGGCCACCAGGCCGGGCTCCGCCAGGGAGCGCGACTCCACGCGCAGCGCGGGATCGGCCGAGGCCGCGAGATCGTTCCAGTCGGCGGGCGGCTGGAACACGATAGCGACGGCTCCCTCCGCGACCTGCGCGAGCACCTGCATGAGATCGTTGGCAGGGTACGCGCGGATGGTATTGGCCAGCGGCGGTATCACGTGCACCGGCGCGAGCATGTTGCCCAGGCGCGCGAAGCGCCCGCACGCGCTGCGGAACGGGGAGCGCCCGCCCAGCACATTGATTTCCACCGGCTCGGCCTTCGGCGGCTGCACGACATGCAGGCTCACCGCGTTTTCGCCGATGAGTCGGCGATCCTGGGTGAGGCGCACGACGAACTGGTGCGGCCCGGGCGATCCCGACGCCGCGATCTCGCCGGCCCACAGCTCGCGCGCGTGGCGCGGAATTTTCACCAGCCGCTTTTTCTTCCAGAGCACCTGGTTCGTCGGGCCGACGACCTGAAGCGAAAGTTCGCCGCGCCCCTCGATGCGCGCTTCGTTGATCAGCGTGATGGCGACGCCCGCCTCCTCGCGCGGGACCAGGTTGTACTTCTGCATCTGGATCGCCGGGCGCACCTCCTGCTGGATCGCGCGGAGCGCCTTGAGCGCGGGCTTGGGCTGCCGCCGGACGTCCGCCAGGCCAAACGGCGTCACGCCGGGGCCGTCGCACAGGTAGCGCACGCAGTAGCCCGCGTTGCGGGTGTTGCAGCGGATCGCGTCCAACTGCGCGCGGATCGACTCCAGTTGCAGGTCGAGCGACGCCTCATAAAAGCGATCGGTGTTCGTGAGGCAGCGGTCGAGCTGGCGTTCGGGAAAGTTCGCCTCGAAGGCCACCTGCGCCGCGGCGCCCGCCGGGCTCCCGTCCTCCCAGCGGGACACGCCGCCGGCCATCAAGGCGAGCTCGGTGTTCAGGCGATCGGGATCGCCGCTGAGGCGAAGCTGATCCAGCGAGAAGGGGCGCACGGGAACCCCGGGCGTGCGCGTGTAGGCGTCGCAGGGTTCGGCGGCATCGCGGTAGGGGCGCCAGAGCGCCTGCGGCTCCGCTTCGGCGCCGTCGCACAGGAGCAGGCGGGTCGGGTCGGCCGCGCGAACGGCGGCGGCGAAACGCCCCCCCGACGGCAGGCCGCACCACGCGGCCAGCGCGGGCTGGTTCCGGTCGCGCGCGATAATGGCGCCGGCGGTCACCTCAAAATCTGTGGAGGCCGCGGGGGGCGCCAGCGTCTGAAACACGAGCAGGCCCAGTTCCGACGCCCAGTCCAGCAGGCGCGCTGGGGCCGGGCCGCCCTCGATGCGGAGCGCGTTGAAACCGGCGTTTTTCGCCAGTTCCACTTCGCGCTTCAGCAGCAGGTCGAGCTTGTCGGCGCGCAGGTTCGCGGGATAATGGGGGAAGCTGGCCACCGCCTTCAGGTACAGCGGGCGGTTGTTCAGGAAGTAGCGGTTGTCCTTCACGGTGAATTCGCGCATGGCGAAGGGTATTTTCACCTGGTCCACGCTCCCGTCCGCGGCGGTAAGCGTGGCGGCGAGTGTGTAGCAGCGCGGCGCGTCCGGGGTCCACGCCTCGAACTCGGGAAACTCCAGCACCAGTTCGCCCGGAGCTCCCTGGACGTGGCATGCCGTCCCCTCGATTTGCAGATCGACCGTGGCGCCCTCCGGGCCCGTTACCTGCACCGCCACGCGCTTGCGGCGCATGTCGGGCTGGATGAAGACGCCGGCCAGGTGCGCGCGCGGCGTCACGGAAAGCGACACCCGCCCGGGTGTGTCGAGGGGATAGCGGTAAAGCGGAGGGGAGTCCCCCGCTCCCATGGCGATTCGGATGGCCAGCAGATTCGAGCCCGCGCGGAGATGCGGTGTGGCGGGGAGATGCGCGGGGGCGCCGCCGCCGGGATGGCTGCCCAGGCGCGCGCCGTTCAGCCAGGCTTCCAGGGGATAATTTGCGGCTTCAAGCTGCACAGCGCCATGCCGATCAAGCCACGCCGGGTCGCCGTCAAACGTGTGAAAGAACCACCCCACGCCGCCGTGTTCCGCGAGGCCCTGCGCCTGCATAACCGGCAATTGGATGGCCGCGAGGCCGACGTCGGGGGGAGATTGATGCCAGTTCGCGGCGAGTCCCCGGTTGTCGGGGTCATAGGCCAGCGTCCAGTCGCCATCGAAGGAAATAAGCGTGCGTGCGGTGTTCATTCAACTTTCCTGGAGGCCCGCCTCGGGGCCGGCATAAAGGGGGGACAACTGGCGAAATCCTAGCGGAAACCGCCATGAAATTGCAAGAATTGTAACACTTTAGCGGTCTGAAGTGCGGAACAGTATGTGCTTTTACCAATGGAGCCGGTATGTATGGAGCGCCAGCGGGCCGCCGGCATTGCACCGAAGGCGCCAGAATACGTTGCCGGAGTCCTCCGACGACACGCGGCTTCTAATGCGACGGTAGCATTTCCAGAACGCTGTATTGCGCCGGGGGCGCAATCTGCCGGCGGGCCGCCGGCGCTCCATAATTGCACGTAGCCTTTATTCAGCAAGTCGCTCTGGTTTGGCCACTGTACTTCGTTCGGCTAAAGTGATACCAAGAATTCAACGGACTGAATGGAATTCTCGCGCGGTATCAGCGCGCGGTCATGCGGTGCGCGGTGTCGCCGATGCGCTCCGAACCGAAGAGCCCATAGGGCCGTACACCCGCGCCGACTTGGCCGGTAACGGCGTCGCCCAGTTCCGCGCGGGCGGCCTCCGCCCTTTCCTGAAGCGCCCGCACAACCTCGGGGTGCGCCGCGGCGACATCCGTGGTCTCGCCAATGTCGTCCCGGAGGTTGAAGAGCAGGGGCGCGCCGTCGTGGCCCTCTTCGGCCCATTCGGGCCGGTGGACATGCAGTTTCCAGCCGCCGCTCCGGACCGCCTGCAGGCGGTTGTCCCGGTAGTAGTAGAACGCATCGTGCGGCGACTTTGCGCCCGCATC encodes:
- a CDS encoding methylated-DNA--[protein]-cysteine S-methyltransferase yields the protein MLGGVPSPLGTLVAGATDRGLCLLEFAEPERLESQISRLGARLDAGFRIGEHSLFAALREQLDAYFAGELTEFDIPLDLRGTPFQERAWNILREIPYGQTRSYLDQAVALGRPGAVRAVARANGENRIAILIPCHRVLGKDGSLTGYGGGLWRKKFLLEREGAETQLALDGLE
- the uvrC gene encoding excinuclease ABC subunit UvrC — protein: MSSPSESVRHTAAIVLRTGEAPTASPEDFVGRFDTSTVPIEPGCYIMEDAKGKPIYVGKAKSLRARIRTYINASDSRYSVKFLMRRVARIQFLVTGNEKEALLLENSLIKQYRPRYNVQLKDDKTYISLRVDTREDFPRITVVRRYRKDGARYFGPYHSAASVRNTLRRLQRLYPLRTCSDHVMNNRSRPCLYYQMKQCAAPCVGYVTREDYHAILDQVLLILEGKNAELEQQLLAQINACAERLAFEEAAVLRDRLYDLRRTLERQRTVAVPGAEDRDVYGIHHEGNFASIQILFYRGGKMLGGRNVAFNRQEMPLDELLSSFILQYYSEAPAIPAEVLVPLEIESAEVLGEVLSEQRGGRVQVLWPQRGEKKALVELANRNATQHFEEKRLSEAAKQDALVEMQRALHLPALPERIECFDISTIQGTNTVASMVVFTNGQPDKARYRRFSIKSVAGQDDFASMREVLMRRYTRAIEENDLPDFVLIDGGKGQLGMATAAFKDLGIEDLPHAGIAKSRAQDAGDRSPERFFLPGRMNPIILPQAGPVVQLAARIRDEAHRFAITYHRKKRGKSALQNVLVSIPGVGPGRAKALLRGLGSATRVRAATAEEIAALPGISAELARTIHARLREEPGE
- a CDS encoding alpha/beta fold hydrolase, with product MTSFLIGVAAVAILLALAGIYRATLEDIYKERLSTDEAYLVTTKDLWQIRMCRYRKGRTNGQPVLLVHGAIVNQHTFTSPRGGSLVDYLVERGYDCWTVDLRGARSSIPPFERHRNQVTFDDYLNDDIPTAIQFIKQETGYARVHYCGQSMGGMLLYAYVLKYGAGDIASAVTLGAPIGFDGVRIRLSGLLIGLVRVYPPLFGSVARALIPLVRAFRLTMPYFPMNARNLAKGLTSYYLYNMLEDPLPGVLRQLAGWVNTPGWKMDGGALDVQAGLASLDLPLFAIFAPLDPFVPAARAQAFFDALPGADKRMLLCAKERGFKHDYNHCELAFGEDGAREIFGPIARWFETHTIREHLPIAVDEVATDYQTPLQAGERAEILSGESFAHLSGVQVAPPEPEKPAEPPRAESDRPRKASAKKVEDATPRGPDLKSVSAAITALRPPPGSAPAPDVAPIRVQAPAARPATGGNTVETPQSVLKALSNASGALEAFKERKADSDEEES